In a single window of the Luteibacter rhizovicinus DSM 16549 genome:
- a CDS encoding MlaA family lipoprotein: protein MPASLRSTPTFLALFSTLVLSACSHGVRKDEAGTAAPIASDEPINRKVFAFNEAVDHAVLRPVARGYSHLGKPVRNGVRNFAQNLQEPLVFANDLLQANFLRSLNTAGRFVVNSTVGVVGIFDVANHWGMPHHAADLGQTFGVWGMGPGHTVELPVFGSSNVRDSVGRILTLAFNRLGDNSDTVGDLQLAGTAGGIVDGRSRALPLTDKLEQSPDYYAALRDAAASRRVALVEDGRVGTVHPTVPNSDGRAATGLPVNP from the coding sequence ATGCCTGCTTCCCTGCGTTCGACCCCGACATTCCTGGCCCTGTTCTCCACGCTGGTGCTGTCGGCCTGTTCCCATGGTGTGAGGAAGGACGAAGCGGGCACGGCCGCCCCCATCGCGAGCGACGAGCCGATCAACCGGAAGGTTTTCGCCTTCAACGAGGCGGTTGACCACGCCGTCCTTCGCCCGGTAGCGCGGGGCTATTCCCATCTGGGCAAGCCGGTGCGCAACGGTGTGCGCAACTTCGCGCAGAACCTCCAGGAGCCCCTGGTCTTTGCCAATGACCTGCTCCAGGCCAACTTCCTGCGATCGCTCAACACGGCCGGCCGCTTCGTCGTGAACAGCACCGTGGGCGTGGTCGGCATCTTCGACGTCGCGAACCATTGGGGCATGCCTCACCACGCCGCCGACCTGGGCCAGACCTTCGGTGTCTGGGGGATGGGGCCTGGCCATACGGTTGAGCTCCCGGTGTTCGGCTCGTCGAACGTGCGCGACTCCGTCGGGCGCATCCTGACCCTTGCGTTCAACCGGTTGGGCGACAACTCAGATACCGTGGGCGACCTCCAGCTGGCCGGGACGGCGGGCGGCATCGTCGACGGGCGTTCGCGCGCGCTGCCCCTGACCGACAAGCTGGAGCAGTCGCCCGACTATTACGCCGCACTGCGCGATGCCGCTGCGTCGCGCCGAGTTGCACTGGTCGAGGACGGGCGAGTGGGCACGGTCCACCCTACCGTGCCGAACAGCGACGGGCGGGCTGCCACCGGCCTGCCGGTCAACCCCTGA
- the sufC gene encoding Fe-S cluster assembly ATPase SufC: MLTIDNLHARVEGKEILKGLSLAVKPGEVHAIMGPNGAGKSTLANVLSGRDGYEVTEGSVSFDGRDLLALEPEERAAVGMFLAFQYPVEIPGVNNTYFLRAALNAQRKFRGEEELDSMRFLKLVREKLKVMQISDDLLHRAVNEGFSGGEKKRNEIFQMAVLEPKLAILDETDSGLDIDALKQVAEGVNALRSPDRSFLIVTHYQRLLDYIEPDFVHVLAGGRIVESGDKSLALKLEEQGYAWLADHHPELRKADLAGAPA; encoded by the coding sequence ATGCTTACGATCGACAACCTCCATGCCCGTGTCGAAGGCAAGGAGATCCTCAAAGGCCTTTCGCTCGCCGTGAAGCCCGGTGAAGTGCACGCGATCATGGGGCCGAACGGCGCGGGTAAATCCACGCTGGCGAACGTCCTCTCCGGACGTGACGGTTACGAGGTCACCGAGGGCTCGGTGAGCTTCGATGGTCGCGACCTGCTGGCACTGGAGCCGGAAGAGCGCGCTGCCGTCGGCATGTTCCTCGCCTTCCAGTACCCGGTGGAGATTCCCGGCGTCAACAACACCTACTTCCTGCGTGCCGCGCTCAACGCGCAGCGGAAGTTCCGTGGTGAGGAAGAGCTGGACTCCATGCGCTTCCTCAAGCTGGTGCGCGAGAAACTCAAAGTCATGCAGATTTCCGACGACCTGCTGCATCGCGCCGTGAACGAAGGCTTCTCCGGTGGCGAGAAGAAGCGCAACGAGATTTTCCAGATGGCCGTGCTCGAGCCGAAGCTGGCGATCCTCGACGAGACCGACTCCGGCCTCGATATCGATGCCCTGAAGCAGGTCGCCGAAGGCGTCAACGCCCTGCGGTCGCCGGACCGGTCGTTCCTGATCGTCACCCATTACCAGCGCCTGCTGGACTACATCGAGCCCGACTTCGTGCACGTGCTTGCCGGCGGACGGATCGTGGAGAGTGGCGACAAGAGCCTTGCGCTCAAACTCGAGGAGCAGGGCTACGCCTGGTTGGCGGATCACCATCCGGAACTGCGCAAGGCCGATCTGGCCGGAGCTCCGGCATGA
- a CDS encoding aminotransferase class V-fold PLP-dependent enzyme: protein MNAKPEPAVLPLDVERIRADFPLLSRTVHGKPLIYFDSANTSQKPLSVIEAVDRHYRQHNANVARAVHTLGEEATASYEGARDAIARFINASSRDEVILTSGTTQAINLVAYSYALPRLKPGDAILTTVMEHHANIVPWQLVAERTGATVKAAPIDANGDLILERFFEMLTPEVKLACVGHVSNVLGTVNPIREIARECRKRGIPLLVDGSQAAPHRRIDVQALGCDFYAITGHKMLAPTGTGALWARREHLMAMPPFFGGGEMIREVRFEGTVFADPPHRFEAGTPNIAGFAGMAAAIGYIEDLGYDRLKAYEQDLLAYATSAVENLPGVRIFGRAKEKEPVISFLIEGAHANDMATLLDLQGVAVRSGHHCAHPLMHFFGVPATLRASLAFYNTKAEVDGFIEAIGKVRKLLL, encoded by the coding sequence ATGAACGCCAAGCCCGAGCCAGCGGTGTTGCCGCTCGATGTAGAGCGCATCCGCGCGGATTTTCCGCTGCTGTCGCGCACCGTCCACGGCAAGCCACTGATCTACTTCGACAGCGCCAACACGAGCCAGAAGCCGCTGTCGGTGATCGAAGCGGTGGACCGTCACTACCGCCAGCACAACGCCAACGTGGCGCGCGCGGTGCATACGCTGGGCGAAGAGGCGACGGCCTCGTACGAAGGTGCACGCGACGCCATCGCGCGCTTCATCAACGCGTCCTCGCGCGACGAAGTGATCCTGACCTCCGGTACGACGCAGGCGATCAACCTGGTCGCTTACAGCTACGCGCTGCCGCGCCTGAAGCCGGGTGACGCGATCCTCACCACGGTGATGGAGCATCACGCCAACATCGTGCCCTGGCAGCTGGTCGCCGAGCGTACGGGCGCGACGGTCAAGGCGGCGCCGATCGACGCGAATGGCGACCTGATCCTCGAACGGTTCTTCGAGATGCTCACGCCGGAGGTCAAGCTCGCCTGCGTCGGGCATGTATCGAACGTGCTGGGTACGGTCAACCCGATCCGCGAGATCGCACGCGAATGCCGCAAGCGTGGCATTCCGCTGCTGGTCGACGGCTCGCAGGCGGCACCGCATCGTCGCATCGACGTACAGGCCCTGGGCTGCGACTTCTATGCGATTACCGGGCACAAGATGCTGGCGCCGACCGGTACCGGCGCACTCTGGGCCAGGCGTGAACACCTGATGGCGATGCCGCCGTTCTTCGGCGGTGGCGAGATGATTCGCGAGGTGCGCTTCGAGGGCACGGTGTTCGCCGATCCGCCGCATCGCTTCGAAGCGGGCACGCCGAATATCGCCGGCTTCGCGGGCATGGCGGCGGCCATCGGCTATATCGAAGACCTTGGCTACGATCGCCTCAAGGCCTACGAACAGGACCTGTTGGCGTATGCGACGAGCGCGGTGGAGAACCTGCCGGGCGTGCGGATCTTCGGTCGTGCGAAAGAAAAGGAACCCGTTATCTCGTTCCTGATCGAGGGCGCCCACGCCAACGACATGGCGACGCTTCTGGACCTGCAGGGCGTGGCTGTACGCTCGGGCCATCACTGTGCGCACCCGTTGATGCATTTCTTCGGTGTGCCCGCGACCCTTCGTGCGTCGCTGGCCTTCTACAACACGAAGGCCGAGGTGGATGGTTTCATCGAGGCGATCGGCAAGGTGCGCAAGCTGTTGCTTTGA
- the sufB gene encoding Fe-S cluster assembly protein SufB: MTRDVAAPVRDNAEVVEALNRRYEAGFVTDIESDSLPPGLSEDTVRQLSAIKGEPEWMTEWRLAAYRHWLTMPEPDWAKLDIAPIDYQAVSYYSAPKAGPKSLDEVDPKLLETYEKLGVPLHERARLAGVAVDAVFDSVSVGTTFRKELAEAGVIFCSMSEAIREHGDLVRQYLGSVVPTGDNYFAALNSAVFSDGSFVFIPKGVRCPMELSTYFRINAINTGQFERTLIVVEDDAYVSYLEGCTAPMRDENQLHAAVVELVALERAQIKYSTVQNWYPGDENGVGGIYNFVTKRGDCRGADSKISWTQVETGSAITWKYPSCVLRGDRSVGEFYSVALTHHRQQADTGTKMIHIGKNTKSKIVAKGISAGRSSNSYRGLVKIEKGADGARNYTQCDSLLIGKKCGAHTFPYMEVKNPSAIVEHEATTSKISDDQLFYCLSRGIGEEDAVSMIVDGFCKQVFRELPMEFAVEAKKLLEVSLEGAVG; the protein is encoded by the coding sequence ATGACACGCGACGTGGCAGCCCCGGTGCGCGACAACGCTGAAGTCGTAGAGGCGCTCAACCGCCGCTACGAGGCCGGTTTCGTCACCGATATCGAATCCGACAGCCTTCCGCCGGGCCTGAGCGAGGATACCGTCCGCCAGCTCTCCGCGATCAAGGGCGAGCCGGAGTGGATGACCGAATGGCGCCTGGCCGCGTATCGACATTGGCTGACCATGCCGGAGCCGGATTGGGCCAAGCTCGATATCGCGCCGATCGACTATCAGGCCGTCAGCTATTACTCGGCGCCGAAGGCCGGCCCGAAGTCGCTCGATGAAGTCGACCCGAAGCTGCTCGAGACTTACGAGAAGCTCGGCGTGCCACTGCACGAGCGCGCCCGCCTTGCAGGCGTAGCCGTCGATGCGGTGTTCGATTCGGTTTCCGTCGGCACGACCTTCCGCAAGGAGCTGGCCGAGGCCGGGGTGATCTTCTGCTCGATGTCCGAGGCGATTCGCGAGCACGGTGACCTGGTGCGCCAGTATCTGGGCAGCGTGGTTCCGACCGGCGACAACTACTTTGCCGCGCTCAATTCGGCGGTCTTCTCGGACGGCAGCTTCGTCTTCATTCCCAAGGGCGTGCGTTGCCCGATGGAACTGTCGACCTATTTCCGCATCAATGCGATCAACACCGGGCAGTTCGAGCGCACGCTGATCGTCGTCGAAGACGACGCTTATGTGTCCTACCTCGAAGGCTGCACGGCGCCGATGCGCGACGAAAACCAGCTGCATGCGGCCGTCGTCGAACTGGTCGCGCTCGAACGTGCGCAGATCAAGTATTCCACGGTGCAGAACTGGTACCCGGGCGATGAGAACGGCGTCGGCGGCATCTACAACTTCGTGACCAAGCGCGGTGACTGCCGCGGCGCGGATTCGAAGATCTCCTGGACCCAGGTCGAGACCGGTTCGGCGATCACCTGGAAGTACCCCAGCTGCGTGCTGCGCGGCGACCGCTCGGTGGGTGAGTTCTACTCGGTGGCGCTCACGCACCACCGCCAGCAGGCCGACACCGGCACCAAGATGATCCACATCGGCAAGAACACCAAGTCGAAGATCGTCGCCAAGGGCATCAGCGCCGGCCGCAGCTCGAACAGCTATCGTGGCCTGGTGAAGATCGAGAAGGGCGCCGATGGCGCGCGTAACTACACGCAGTGCGATTCGCTGCTGATCGGCAAGAAGTGCGGTGCCCACACCTTCCCATACATGGAAGTGAAGAATCCCAGCGCCATCGTCGAGCACGAGGCCACCACCTCGAAGATTTCCGACGACCAGCTGTTCTACTGCCTCTCGCGCGGTATCGGCGAGGAAGACGCGGTCTCGATGATTGTCGACGGCTTCTGCAAGCAGGTGTTTCGTGAGCTGCCGATGGAATTTGCCGTCGAAGCCAAGAAGCTGCTCGAGGTCTCCCTCGAAGGCGCGGTGGGCTGA
- a CDS encoding ACT domain-containing protein produces the protein MGIAGSAPGLTDLRALLAALDPELDPVPKRFLHASHEKARERMADALMMFREAEGTTLIVDVDDEIPGNDRMLWARITLRVQSSLTAVGLMAAVSAALAKRGIPCNPVSAFLHDHLFVPWDRRDDALDALSHLTP, from the coding sequence ATGGGTATCGCCGGCTCCGCCCCGGGCCTGACCGATCTGCGCGCCTTGCTGGCTGCGCTCGATCCGGAACTCGACCCGGTGCCCAAGCGATTTCTGCACGCCTCCCACGAGAAGGCGCGGGAACGCATGGCCGATGCCCTGATGATGTTCCGCGAAGCCGAGGGCACCACACTGATCGTCGACGTGGACGACGAGATCCCCGGCAACGACCGCATGCTCTGGGCGCGCATCACCCTGCGCGTGCAGTCGAGTCTTACCGCGGTCGGCCTGATGGCCGCCGTTTCCGCCGCGCTGGCCAAGCGCGGCATTCCCTGCAACCCCGTTTCCGCGTTCCTGCACGATCATCTGTTCGTGCCCTGGGATCGCCGCGATGACGCGCTCGACGCGCTGTCGCACCTCACGCCCTGA
- a CDS encoding sensor histidine kinase → MIRPGRWASDTIGRWFAINIVVAVIIAAGMNAAFVAVAGVWAKPGIDETGIVDQAVAIVRVLDGMPPALRPQLAASANNPTYRATWLPNDAALPIPIATSTFHIGREKVRTLLRRPDARVLAYEPGDPGLHGPEDHYGLAISLSDRSWVLFVTSERSWGLGGGKRSLLTAAFIVACSLVVAALASRRLARPMERFARQAQRFGTDVNAPPVEATGPLEIRLVGQAFNEMQARVQRYVADRTHMLAAISHDLRAPLTRMRLRGEFIEDEEQQRKLFRDVDEMQAMVNASLNFFRDDSEQEVATRFNLSELVDTVLDDFRDAGDDVTFHAGESIAYVGRPLTLRRAIANLVENAIKYGTRANVHLASKAEWVEITIDDDGNGIPEYLREDVFRPFFRVESSRNRKTGGVGLGLAAARSAVRGHGGDISLESRESGGLRVCVRLPIISAVS, encoded by the coding sequence GTGATCCGCCCCGGGCGCTGGGCGTCCGACACCATCGGACGATGGTTCGCCATCAACATCGTCGTCGCGGTGATCATCGCGGCGGGCATGAATGCGGCGTTCGTCGCCGTCGCGGGCGTATGGGCGAAGCCGGGCATCGACGAGACCGGCATCGTCGACCAGGCCGTGGCCATCGTCCGCGTTCTCGACGGCATGCCTCCCGCCTTGCGACCGCAACTTGCTGCCTCGGCGAACAATCCGACCTACCGCGCGACGTGGCTGCCGAACGATGCGGCGCTTCCGATACCGATCGCCACGTCGACATTTCATATCGGCAGGGAAAAGGTCAGGACACTGCTCCGACGCCCAGACGCCCGCGTCCTGGCCTACGAGCCCGGCGACCCCGGCCTGCATGGACCGGAAGATCACTACGGACTAGCGATCAGCCTGTCGGATCGATCATGGGTCCTCTTCGTCACCTCCGAGCGCAGTTGGGGACTGGGCGGTGGGAAGCGCAGCCTGCTCACCGCTGCTTTCATCGTGGCATGCAGCCTGGTCGTGGCGGCCCTCGCCAGCCGGCGCCTGGCGCGACCCATGGAGCGCTTCGCGCGACAGGCCCAGCGCTTCGGCACGGATGTGAACGCGCCGCCCGTCGAGGCGACCGGCCCCCTGGAGATCCGCCTCGTCGGCCAGGCCTTCAACGAAATGCAGGCGCGGGTGCAGCGTTACGTCGCCGACCGGACCCACATGCTTGCGGCGATATCGCACGACCTGCGCGCACCACTCACGCGCATGCGGCTGCGTGGAGAGTTCATCGAGGATGAGGAGCAGCAGCGAAAGCTGTTCCGCGACGTGGACGAAATGCAGGCGATGGTGAACGCGTCGCTGAACTTCTTCCGTGACGACAGCGAGCAGGAGGTCGCGACGCGTTTCAACCTATCCGAACTCGTCGACACGGTACTGGACGACTTTCGCGACGCTGGCGACGACGTCACATTCCACGCTGGGGAAAGCATCGCCTACGTGGGCCGTCCGCTTACGCTGCGTCGCGCGATCGCGAATCTCGTCGAGAACGCGATCAAGTACGGCACTCGCGCCAACGTGCACCTCGCTTCGAAAGCCGAGTGGGTCGAAATCACGATCGACGACGACGGCAACGGCATCCCGGAATATCTTCGCGAAGATGTCTTCCGCCCGTTCTTCCGTGTCGAGAGCTCGCGCAACCGGAAGACGGGCGGTGTTGGCCTGGGGCTGGCCGCTGCGCGCTCGGCGGTGCGCGGGCATGGCGGGGACATCTCACTGGAGAGCCGTGAGTCAGGCGGCCTCCGCGTCTGCGTGCGGCTACCGATCATCAGTGCGGTCAGCTAA
- a CDS encoding SUF system Fe-S cluster assembly regulator, translated as MLRVSRLTDYATVVMTCIAAHPADVLSTAQIADEARLELPTVSKLLKLLGHAGLVESFRGVNGGYRLARPAEAISLADIVEAMEGPIGMTECSVAQGQCDRQSQCGVSDSWRSVSGAIGGVLRAMTLAQMLAGRPTAPAKDATQVAQANA; from the coding sequence ATGCTCCGTGTCAGCCGTTTGACCGATTACGCGACCGTGGTGATGACCTGCATCGCCGCGCACCCTGCCGACGTTCTGAGTACCGCTCAGATCGCCGACGAGGCGCGCCTGGAGCTGCCCACGGTGTCGAAGCTGCTCAAGCTGCTCGGCCACGCGGGGCTGGTGGAATCGTTTCGCGGCGTCAACGGCGGTTACCGCCTGGCGCGTCCGGCTGAGGCGATCAGCCTCGCCGACATCGTCGAGGCGATGGAAGGGCCGATCGGGATGACGGAATGCAGCGTGGCCCAGGGCCAGTGCGACCGTCAGTCCCAATGTGGTGTCAGCGATAGCTGGCGCTCGGTTTCCGGGGCTATCGGTGGCGTGCTGCGCGCCATGACCCTGGCCCAGATGCTGGCCGGGCGCCCCACGGCGCCGGCAAAGGACGCGACCCAGGTCGCGCAGGCGAACGCATGA
- a CDS encoding CPBP family intramembrane glutamic endopeptidase, which produces MLSNGRRRIALAFALLFVLYQAAEGFGARLLGSVAVQAAFLLAMLGAAWPLGRWLGFRGYEAYALEWRRTAPLLLAGGLALALLMKYVAVCVGMALNVYAARAPEAAPVAAVSFLSSIPWALLVTFIPSLAEDIITRGFPYRAARIHWQPWVFVLVSSVLYVLDHIYRLQRGPTEWVTLFVFGLAYATAVARTGSLWLAVGMHWGWNLANVLIGDILPHDVLSTTWAPCLSAAAHLVMLAVLFALPSPFERDGLDADLA; this is translated from the coding sequence ATGTTATCGAACGGCCGTAGGCGCATTGCGCTCGCGTTCGCGCTCCTGTTCGTCCTGTACCAGGCCGCCGAAGGGTTCGGTGCTCGCCTGCTCGGTAGCGTGGCCGTCCAGGCGGCCTTCCTGCTCGCCATGCTCGGGGCCGCGTGGCCGCTAGGTCGCTGGCTTGGTTTCCGCGGCTACGAGGCGTACGCGCTCGAATGGCGTCGCACCGCGCCGCTCCTGCTGGCAGGCGGTCTCGCGCTGGCTTTGCTGATGAAGTACGTCGCGGTCTGCGTGGGCATGGCGTTGAACGTCTATGCGGCACGGGCGCCCGAGGCGGCGCCTGTCGCGGCGGTGTCCTTCCTGTCGTCGATTCCCTGGGCGCTCCTGGTGACCTTCATCCCCTCGCTGGCCGAAGACATCATCACGCGTGGATTTCCCTATCGTGCCGCCCGCATCCACTGGCAGCCGTGGGTGTTCGTGCTCGTGTCGAGCGTGCTGTATGTCCTCGACCATATCTACCGGCTGCAGCGCGGACCGACGGAATGGGTGACGCTGTTTGTTTTCGGCCTGGCGTACGCGACCGCCGTAGCGCGCACAGGCTCGCTTTGGCTGGCGGTCGGTATGCATTGGGGCTGGAACCTGGCCAACGTGCTGATCGGGGATATCCTGCCGCACGATGTGCTCTCCACCACGTGGGCACCGTGCCTTTCCGCGGCGGCGCACCTGGTCATGCTGGCGGTGCTGTTCGCGCTTCCCTCGCCCTTCGAACGGGATGGCCTGGACGCCGACCTGGCCTGA
- a CDS encoding GNAT family N-acetyltransferase — MTPTHTFRTATAADAPRIAALVESAYRGDASRAGWTTEADFLHGRRTDVTEIDELLTGENGRFVLFERDGVIGASCYIEHQGPVCYFGMFSVHPPLQGAGIGRLVIEEVERIAREEWGSERIEMTVIDIRAELIAWYERRGYVRTGRTKAFPYGDERFGLPQRDDLRFEYLVKDLGR, encoded by the coding sequence ATGACACCGACGCATACGTTCCGAACCGCCACCGCTGCCGATGCCCCGCGGATCGCCGCCCTGGTCGAGTCCGCTTATCGCGGTGACGCCAGTCGTGCCGGCTGGACCACCGAGGCCGACTTCCTGCATGGCCGGCGTACCGATGTCACCGAGATCGACGAGCTCCTGACCGGCGAGAACGGCCGCTTCGTGCTGTTCGAGCGCGATGGCGTCATCGGCGCTTCCTGCTACATCGAGCACCAGGGGCCGGTCTGCTATTTCGGCATGTTCTCCGTGCACCCACCACTGCAGGGCGCAGGCATCGGGCGTCTGGTCATCGAGGAAGTCGAGCGCATCGCCCGCGAGGAATGGGGCAGCGAGAGGATCGAGATGACCGTGATCGACATCCGCGCCGAATTGATCGCCTGGTACGAGCGTCGTGGTTATGTCCGCACGGGTCGCACCAAAGCCTTTCCGTACGGCGACGAGCGGTTCGGCCTGCCGCAGCGCGACGATCTTCGGTTCGAGTACCTGGTCAAGGACCTGGGCCGATGA
- a CDS encoding response regulator → MQRLLIVDDDEEIRSLLQRFFLRNGFETDMAASGKEMDTRLARASYDLVLLDVMLPDEDGFSLCKRIRAAGRMAIIMVTGVVEATDRIVGLELGADDYVTKPFDARELLARVRAVLRRSETSLARESLASHSPTLCFSGWRLDIVRRELRSSDFTLTPLSGGEFELLVAFAQHPQRVLTREQLIDMSRGPAHEAFDRSIDVQVSRLRRKIEEDPGDPEIIRTVRNVGYLFASTVERQ, encoded by the coding sequence ATGCAACGCCTTCTCATCGTGGACGACGACGAGGAAATCCGCTCGCTGCTGCAGCGGTTCTTCCTCCGGAACGGGTTCGAAACCGATATGGCCGCCTCGGGAAAGGAGATGGACACCCGGCTCGCGAGGGCGTCGTACGATCTCGTCCTGCTCGACGTCATGCTCCCCGACGAGGACGGCTTCAGCCTGTGCAAACGGATCCGGGCAGCGGGACGGATGGCGATCATCATGGTCACGGGTGTCGTCGAAGCGACCGACCGCATCGTCGGCCTCGAACTCGGCGCCGACGATTACGTGACCAAACCCTTCGACGCCCGCGAACTACTCGCCCGCGTGCGCGCCGTGCTCCGTCGCAGTGAGACGTCGCTCGCACGGGAGTCGCTCGCCAGTCATTCGCCCACGCTGTGTTTCAGCGGCTGGCGGCTCGATATCGTGCGTCGTGAGCTTCGTTCGTCCGACTTCACGTTGACGCCGCTCTCCGGCGGAGAGTTCGAACTTCTCGTCGCATTCGCACAGCACCCGCAACGTGTCCTCACGCGCGAGCAGCTTATCGACATGTCGCGCGGGCCCGCTCACGAAGCCTTCGATCGCAGCATCGACGTGCAGGTAAGCCGGCTGCGCCGCAAAATCGAGGAGGATCCCGGCGATCCGGAAATCATCCGCACCGTGCGCAATGTGGGCTATCTGTTCGCCTCCACCGTGGAACGCCAGTGA
- the sufD gene encoding Fe-S cluster assembly protein SufD, protein MNLAPSPFVRAALDAAAAVPPSGIAWLDAARRENLETLAETGLPEARNEAWKYTPLRALSQRAFALADAGVANGVVVEPSRYALPGVDGPRIVFVDGVFRADLSSLDAGEGVSLSPLGVALAAQPEPLRFALANRYRRGAADAFAHLNAALAVDGVVLHIAGNAMIAKPVHIVHVSSGVQADTAWHVRVLIDVGQGARADVVEHFVSQGEAAQLGTVVADVVVRDGATLGMVLLQDASASTTLVRRSHVRVEAAAKATVHALELGGALVRHELTTELVGDGARFDSRGVFALSGRQHTDTQLEVRHNARDTASDALWRGIADGRARGVFRGAIVVAEGADGSDASLSNKNLLLSAQAEIDTKPELEIYADEVKAAHGATIGQLDERSLFYLRSRGIPLAQARSLLTLAFCRAALESLPNEALREHLGDLLVGHLPTGPAEALA, encoded by the coding sequence ATGAATCTCGCGCCGTCCCCGTTCGTGCGGGCGGCACTGGATGCCGCCGCGGCCGTGCCGCCCAGCGGCATTGCCTGGCTCGACGCCGCGCGCCGCGAGAATCTCGAGACGCTCGCCGAGACGGGCCTGCCCGAAGCCCGCAATGAGGCCTGGAAGTACACACCGCTCCGAGCGCTGTCGCAGCGCGCGTTCGCGCTGGCCGACGCCGGTGTCGCGAACGGTGTCGTCGTCGAACCGTCGCGCTATGCGCTGCCCGGTGTCGACGGCCCGCGCATCGTCTTTGTCGACGGCGTGTTCCGTGCGGATCTTTCGTCGCTGGACGCAGGCGAGGGCGTCTCGCTCTCGCCGCTCGGCGTCGCGCTTGCCGCACAGCCGGAGCCGCTTCGCTTCGCACTCGCGAATCGCTATCGCCGTGGCGCCGCCGATGCCTTCGCCCACTTGAATGCGGCGCTTGCCGTCGATGGCGTTGTCCTGCATATCGCCGGCAACGCCATGATCGCGAAGCCGGTGCATATCGTTCACGTCTCCAGCGGCGTGCAGGCCGACACCGCCTGGCATGTTCGCGTGCTGATCGATGTAGGGCAGGGTGCCCGCGCCGACGTGGTCGAGCATTTCGTCTCGCAGGGTGAGGCCGCCCAGTTGGGCACCGTCGTTGCCGACGTCGTCGTGCGCGATGGCGCGACGCTGGGCATGGTGCTCCTGCAGGACGCGTCCGCATCGACGACGCTCGTCCGTCGTAGCCACGTACGCGTCGAGGCAGCGGCCAAAGCGACCGTCCATGCGCTGGAACTCGGTGGCGCGCTCGTGCGCCACGAACTCACGACCGAGCTGGTTGGTGACGGCGCACGCTTCGACTCGCGCGGCGTTTTTGCGCTGAGCGGCCGCCAGCACACCGACACCCAGCTCGAAGTTCGCCACAATGCACGCGATACCGCGTCGGATGCCCTCTGGCGTGGGATCGCGGATGGTCGCGCACGTGGCGTCTTCCGCGGTGCCATCGTGGTAGCGGAAGGTGCCGACGGCAGCGATGCGTCGTTGAGCAACAAGAATCTTCTGCTTTCGGCCCAGGCCGAGATCGACACCAAGCCGGAGCTCGAGATCTACGCCGACGAGGTCAAGGCCGCGCACGGTGCGACCATTGGCCAGCTCGACGAACGCTCGCTGTTCTACCTGCGGTCGCGTGGCATTCCGCTGGCACAGGCGCGGAGCCTGCTCACGCTGGCGTTCTGCCGCGCCGCGCTCGAATCGCTGCCGAACGAGGCCTTGCGCGAGCATCTGGGCGACCTGCTGGTCGGTCACCTGCCGACCGGTCCCGCCGAGGCGCTCGCCTAA
- a CDS encoding non-heme iron oxygenase ferredoxin subunit produces MSHWIRVGTRSELLPGEFRVVWDGDTAIAVYNIDGALYAIEDVCTHDGGELAGGPVVGFEVECVRHGARFDLRTGEVTCPPAYEPVTVFPVQERDDAIWTRDDR; encoded by the coding sequence ATGAGCCACTGGATTCGCGTCGGCACGCGTAGCGAGCTCCTGCCGGGCGAGTTCAGGGTCGTCTGGGATGGCGATACGGCCATCGCCGTCTACAACATCGACGGCGCCCTGTATGCGATCGAAGACGTCTGCACGCACGACGGTGGTGAACTGGCCGGCGGTCCCGTCGTCGGTTTCGAAGTGGAGTGCGTGCGTCATGGCGCGCGGTTCGACCTGCGCACGGGCGAGGTAACCTGCCCACCGGCGTACGAGCCGGTCACGGTGTTCCCGGTCCAGGAGCGCGACGACGCCATCTGGACCCGCGACGACCGCTGA
- a CDS encoding P-II family nitrogen regulator produces the protein MKWINAIIKPFTLDDVREALAEAGVQGMTVTEVKGFGRQHGHTELYRGAEYVVDFLPKLKIEIAVTDEQLERAVEAIMNAAKTGKIGDGKIFVIDLEQAIRIRTQEVDADAL, from the coding sequence ATGAAGTGGATCAACGCCATCATCAAGCCGTTCACGCTGGACGACGTCCGCGAAGCCCTTGCCGAAGCCGGGGTGCAGGGCATGACCGTGACCGAGGTCAAAGGGTTCGGGCGCCAGCACGGGCATACCGAGTTGTACCGGGGTGCCGAATACGTCGTCGACTTCCTGCCCAAGCTGAAGATCGAGATCGCCGTCACTGACGAGCAGCTCGAACGGGCCGTCGAGGCGATCATGAATGCGGCAAAGACGGGCAAGATCGGCGACGGCAAGATCTTCGTCATCGATCTGGAGCAAGCGATCCGTATCCGCACGCAGGAGGTCGATGCCGATGCGCTCTGA